The following nucleotide sequence is from Phycisphaerales bacterium.
CTGACCGGCGACATCCGGACCGGAGGGAGCGGCGAAACGGGCATCGCGGGCATCGACTTTGAACTGAACTTCTCGCCGCGCGGCGTCAACGGAGACTTCGGCGGCGTGGGAGCGGAAGTGATCGAAGCCGGTCTGCCCACGGCGCCGGTCAATCCCTACTGGCTCGGCGCTTCATTCGCGCCCACTTACGCCAGTGACGAAATCGAATTGCGATTGGCGCGCGGCGATCTGGTGCCCGGAGCCACAATTACGCCGCTGAGCGGATCGAGTTTCGCCGCCAGGCTGACGTTTACCGACGAAGTCGGGTCAATCGTCGATCGCACGCAGCCGTTCTCGATTGCGCTGCCGCCGCTTCCACGGGAGGAGTACGTGATCCCGGACGCCTCGCCCGATCAACCCGAGGCAAACCCGCCGGCGGGTGAGACGAGCGAACCCGCAGCGCCGGCCGAGCAGTTGGCTGCACCCGAAGCGGAGGCCAGCGCCGCCGCAGCCGAGCCGGAATCGGGCGAGGCGCTTGCTCCGGCTGCAGTCGGCCAGCATGTTGAGCCGCCGCCAGGGCGCATCGCCCGGAGCGCCCCAACGGATGTGCGGGCCCTGACCTGGAACGTGCTCAACGGCGCCATGTTCCGCAACCCCGAACCCTTCGTTCGCGTGGCGCGGGCCATCGATGCGGACATCATCTGCTTTCAGGAACTCGGCGAGAACGCCGACGGCGGGCAACTCGAATCATGGCTGAATCAGCACCTGCCGACGAACTTTGGCTGGGAGGTGCGCGTTACGCCCGAGCAGGGCGTCGGAGTCGCCAGTCGGCTCAGCGCCGTGCCGGTTGACTCGCTCTCGGGCATGGCCGGGCCTGAGGCCCCGCACGTTCGAGCCGCGTCGCTGCTCGTCGCCGCTGCGGATCGGCGGGTGCTCGTCACGAGCGTACACCTGAAGTGCTGCGGCCGCGCGGGCGATTCGAGCGACCAGAAGCGCATCAGGGAAGCGGACGCGATCCGTCGGCTGCTGCGCTCGGCGCAGTACGATCTGCAGCCGTCGGGGCTTCTGATCATGGGCGATCTCAACCTGGTCGGCTCCTACGAGCCGATGCAGATCGTGACGTTCCAGAACGATCTGGACGCGACTGATCTGTTGATTGCCGAACCGTACGTGCGCGGCGACGCGACGAACACGACGTGGCGCGATCCGCAGCAGCCGTTCCTGCCTGCGCGTCTCGATTACGCGGTCATCTCCGATTCGGTCCTTCGCGTCACCCAGTCTTTTCTACTCGATACCGAGCGGCTCAGCGAAGTCGAACTGCAACGCCTCGGCCTGCACGCGGACGACTCGCGCGCTTCGGACCACCTGCCGCTCGTTGTTGATTTCCGCTGAACGGCAGGCAATGCCGCGACGAATGAAAAGACCGCCGGCCATTCACGGCCGGCGGTCTCTCCTTCTATCGACCTGCGTCGAAGATCAGCGGTCGTTGACCTTCTTCATGAGCTCCGCGTCGGCCTCGTAGGCGGTGAGGATCGTCTGAGCCTCGGTCGCCGCCGCGGTGCCGGGGTATTTCTCGACGATGTTCTTGAGACGGAGGTAGGCCATGACCTTGTCGCCGTCCTCGGCCTGGGACTTGGCGCGACGGAGCATGTTGTCCGCCTGACGCTCAATCGCGTCACTGCGCTTGGCCTTGAGCACTTCGGGATCGCCGTCGAGCCGCTTGAGTTCGGCAGCGGCCTTGTCGGCGATGGGCAGGCCACGGTACTCGCTGGCGACCCGGCTGAGCGTCGCCAGTGCGTCGGCGTACTGCTTGTTCTTCACGTTGCTCATGGCGCGGTTGAAGTCTGCCTCGGCCATCGGAGTGATCCGATTGACGATGCCGTCGTAGCGGGCGCGATGGCCTTCGCGGGCGTCGAGCGACTTGCGATCGACACGGCGGAGCAGCGAGATGGCGCCGGGGTTGTCGCCCTTGAGCAGCGAGGCTTCGATGGAGGCAAAGAGTTTTTCGTTGTAGTCCGGGCCGCTGCCCAGCGGGCGCGCGTTGGGATATTTGCCCACCGCCTTCTCGAGCTGCGCATCCAGTTCCGCGGGATGGCCCTTCCATTCGGCGATGCCCTCAGGGTTGAACAGCACGGCGTGCGGGATCGCGCGAACGCCGAACACCTCGTCCATCTTCGAATCAGAAGCGACGAGATACTGCATGTTCTGCTGCTTGACGAACGGCGCCACCAGCGACTCGGATTCATCGCTGATGCTCAGGATGAGCACGCCCTTTTCCTTGAACTTCTTGTTCAGCTCGTTGAGATGCGGAATCTGGGCGCGGCAGGGTCCGCACCAGGTGGCCCAGAACTCGACGACTACGATGTGGCCCTTCAAGTCGCTCACATCGATGTTGTGCTCGTTGTTGTAGAGCTGGCCGACTTTCATCTCCGGCATCTTGTCGCCGACGTTGACGTCGGCCTGAGTTGCGGGGGCGATCGCGGCCATCATGGCCAAGGCCGCAACACCTGACATCAGTCGCTTCATGTTGATCTCCTTGCTTCGGGGGGGGCTCTGGTTCGATTCGGACAAGCGGGCCGCCAACGCCCATATCATACCGGAGTATACTGATGAGCGGCGCACCGGATTGGGTTGAATCCCGAAAGTCTTTGGCCGATTTGTGTAGGTAGCATGACTCCAAGCGGCGCAGAACCCATCATCCGGGTCCAGAATCTCGTCAAGCGGTTCGAGGGCCGAACCGTGCTCGCGGGCATCAACCTCGATGTCCTGCCCGGCGAAATCGTGGTCATTATGGGCGGTTCAGGCAGCGGCAAGTCCACTCTGCTGCGCCACATGATCGGCTCGCTCCGACCCGACGAAGGCTCGGTAGCGCTTTTCGGGCAGGATCTCGCCTCGCTCGACGACGAGGGGCTCAATAAAGTTCGGAAAAAGTTTGGAATTCTTTTCCAGTCCGGCGCCCTCTTCCAGTCGATGACGGTGGCCGAAAACGTGGCCCTGCCCCTGCAGGAGCACACCACCCTCGACCAGAACATCATCAATATCCAGGTGAAGATCAAGCTCGAACTCGTCGGGCTGCGCGAGCACGCGGAGAAGTACCCGGCTCAGATCTCGGGCGGCATGAAGAAGCGGGCCGGGCTGGCCCGCGCCCTGGCGCTGGATCCGAAGATCCTCTTCTACGACGAGCCGTCGGCCGGACTCGACCCGGTAACGTCGGCGGGCATTGACCGGCTCATCATCGACCTGACGAAAAAACTGGGCGTGACAAGCGTGGTCGTCACCCATGAAATGGACTCGGCGTTCGCGATTGCAGATCGCATGGCGATGCTCGACAAGGGCAAGATGATGGTCGTGGCCGACCGCGCGTGGTTCGAGGAGTTGCGCGGGCACGACGTGGGCGATCTCACGCCCGAGCAGGCGCTGGTGCGGCAGTTCATCCGCGGAGATGCGGAAGGGCCGATCACCCAGCGCCGCACCGCCACGAATTACGAAGAGGACCTCCTGGGCGCGCCGGATGTGCCTCGCATGGCGCCCGGCCCCAGCATCGAATCGACTCGCATCGTGAAGTGACATGGATCAAACACGACCGGATGGATGGGCAAGTCGAACATGAGCAGCAGCCACACGCGCCAGCGTAACAACACGATCGCCGGGTTCTTCGTCATCGCCGCGATCGTCGGATTCGTCGCGACGATCGTGACCCTTTCCGATCTGGACAACTTCGCCAGCACGCAGCAGATCCGCATCGCCTTTCCGCTCGACGTCGGCGTGCCGGGCGTCAAGGTCGGCTCGGACGTCATGGTCGGCGGCATGAGCGTCGGCAAGGTGACGGACATGGCCGCGGAACTCAACCAGACCGAGAATCCGCGCTTCATCGTGACCGTGTCGATCCCCGAGGAATTCGAGATCCGCGAGGATGCATTCGCAGGGATGGTCGTCCCGCTCATCGGCGGCGCCACGGCCATCGACATCGCCCCGCTGGGAGAGCACGGCCCGCCGCTCACCGAGGTTTTCTTCGAACAGGGCGGGACCATCCGGGGCGGCTACGCGCCGTCGGTGCTGCTCAAGACCGCCGGCATCGGCCCGGAAGACCTGGCGCGCGTCAAGCAGATCATTCAGCGGGTGGATGGCATCACCGCCGACGTGCAGGAGGTGTCGAGTTTCGCGAGCAGGACCGTCAAGGAAGAGGGGCCTGAAATCGTGGGCAACATCCGCTCTTCGACGCAGGACGTCCGGGCGCTCATCGCGTCGATCCAGGAGAAGTGGCCGCAGTGGAGCGAGCGCATCGCGCAGATTATCGAGGACATCCGCGCCACGACCGAGCGCGGCCCGGGCCTGGCCGAAAAGGCCGACGCCATCTTCGCCAACGTGGATGAAGGTGTGAGCGACGTGCGCACGCTGGTGAACGACGTGTCGCCCAACGTCCGGGAAACGGCCGAGAACGTGAAGGAAGTGACGCGCTGGACGCGCGAGGAAGGCATCGCCCGCATCGAGCAGATGTTCGACCGGGCCGACAAGGGCCTGGCCGCGGCGACCGAGACGTTCACGATCCTCAACGAAAGCCTGACGACGGAGATGCCGCAGATCTCGCGCATTCTGGCGAACCTGCGGCTGAGTTCGGACAACCTGAAACTGGCGACGATCGAAGTCCGGTCGGAGCCGTGGCGACTCCTCTACACTCCCTCAAAGGAGGAGGCGAAACAGTCGCTGCTGCATGACGCCGTGCGGACCTACGCATCGGCGGTGAGCGACCTGGAGGCGGCCGTGGCGAGTCTGCGATCGCTGCACGAGCGCTACGGCGAAAACCTCGATCCGGAGAGCGAGATCGTCCAGCAGGCACTAAGCGAGTTCGAGACGCGGTATGAAAAATACAAACAGGAAGACAAACGCTGGGGAGAAATTCTCTTTGGCGCCGGACTCAAGCCCTGATCGACGGTCGGCGTCGCGGTCACGGGTGCACCGACGGCGGGGCGGCCCGAAGTACTCTTGGCTCGCGCTGCTGTGGGCGCTCGCATCGGCCCTCGGCTTCACCGCGGCCCACGCCCGGCAGGCCGTCGAGGGCCCGCAGCCGCCCGAGACCGAGTGGCGCGTTTCCATTCCACTTCGCGACGGCGAACTCCAACTCGGGGAGGTCGTCGGCAAACTTGCAGATGAGGTCGGCATGGATGGCCAGGCCCTCCGCCGCATGTGCGACTACTCCGTCCCCGTGCGCACGCCCGTGGGATCGAGCACGATGCGGCTGATCAGTTCGATCACCGACGGCATCGTCAAATTTAACGTCAGCGGAGATGAAGTGGCGCTGACGATCGATCGCGTGCGCCTGCGCCGCGAACAGACGCAGTTCAATGGCTACCTGCGCGAACTGGTTGAGACGTTCTTTCCCGAGGCGGCTGCGGCTGCGAAGGCGAAGTTCGGCGTTTCGGTTCACCTCGCCGGCGGATCGACTCAGCCGCTTTCGGCTGAGAACGCACCCAGCGATGCCGTGGTGCTCATCCACGGCCTGGACGATCCGGGCCGGCTTTGGACGGCGCTGATTCCTGAGCTGCTCGCAGCCGGCTACGGCGTGTGCGAAGTCACCTACCCAAACGATCAAGCGATTTCCGAATCGTCCGCATTCGTCGCGTCGGTGCTCGAACAGATGCGCGCCAGCGGGGTGGAGCGCATCTCCATCGTCGCCCACTCGATGGGCTCACTCATCAGTCGCGACCTGCTCACCGGGCCGGAGTTCTATGCCGGTACGAGCGACGGGGGCGAGCGCTTCCCGCGGGTGCAGCGGCTGATCATGCTCGGCCCGCCGAACCACGGCTCGCGCATGGCGCTGCTACGCATCGGCTCGGAGGCGCGCGACCAGGTGGTGCGGGCCCTCAGCGGCGACGGCCTGCTCGTGGGCGGGTTCTTCGACGGCGCCGGCGAAGCCCAGGACGACCTCGTGCCGGGCAGCACTTTTCTGGCCAGCCTCAACGCCCGGCCCCTGCCGGCCGGGCTGGCCGTCACGATCATCGCCGGCTCAGCGAGCCCGATCAGCGCCGAAGAACTGCAGGCCATGGCCGAGCGCCTCGACACGCTGGGCACTTCCAAGTACGGCAAACTCTTTGACGGCAGCAACCTCCATGACGCCGCCGACGATCTCATCGACGGTCTCGGCGACGGCTGCGTATCGCTCGAATCGACTCGGCTGGACGGGGTGACGGATCACATCATCCTCCCGGCGAATCACCTCTCCATGATCCGCAACGTCACCTCGCACAGCCAGCGCGTGCCACCCGCCGTGCCCATCATTCTCGACCGCCTCAGGCAAGACCGCAGCGCGGAGGCCGAAGAAGGCGGCTAGCGTGGAGCGCCGGCCCCGGTGGGGGCCGCGTGGGGGAAGCGAGTGTTTCGGACTGAGTTCATTGCCGATGAAGACTGAGCGGCGCCCGGCAGCGCCGATGGAGTACGCGTCCACATGCGAGTTCTGGTTACCGGCAGCAGCGGCCTGATCGGATCGGAGGCGGTGACGTTCTTCGACCGGATGGGCTTTGACATCACCGGCGTTGACAACAACATGCGCGCCGACTTCTTCGGGCCCAAAGGCGATACGACCTGGAACCGCCAGCGGCTCGAATCAACCTGTCGGCGCTTCCGGCACCGCGAACTGGACATCCGCGACCGCGCCGGCGTCGAGGGGCTCTTCAAGGAGAACGCGTTTGATCTGGTGATTCACGCCGCAGCCCAGCCGAGTCACGATCTCGCCGCCTCGCGCCCGTTTGACGACTTCGACGTAAACGCGGTGGGAACGTTGAACCTGCTCGAGGCGTGCCGGCGGCATCGCCCGGAGGCGGTGTTCATTCACATGAGCACGAACAAGGTGTACGGCGACGGGCCGAACCATGTGCCGCTCAAGGAACTCGACACGCGCTGGGACTACGCCGACCCGGCGTACGAGCACGGCATCGCCGAGGACTTCTCGATCGACCAAACGCTGCACTCGCTCTTTGGTGCTTCCAAAGTGGCCGGCGACGTGCTGGCGCAGGAGTACGGGCGGTACTTCGGGCTCAAGACCGGCATCTTCCGCGGCGGCTGCCTGACGGGGCCGCAGCACAGCGGCGTGGAACTGCACGGCTTTCTCAACTATCTCGTGCTCGTCGCCCTGCGCCAGGGGCCGTACACGATTTTCGGCTACAAGGGAAAGCAGGTGCGCGACCAGATCCATTGCCACGACGTCATCAACGCCTTCTGGCACTTCGCGCAGCATCCGCGGCCGGGCGAGGTCTACAACCTCGGCGGCGGCAAGGGCAACGCGGCGAGCCTGCTCGAGTGCGTGGAGATGATTCGCCAGCGCACCGGCAAAAAGCCCGAACTGACCTACAGCGCCACCAACCGCATCGGCGATCACATCTGCTATTACAGCGATCTGCGCAAACTGCAGTCCCACTATCCGACCTGGCGCCTCACGTACAGCCTCGACCGGATCGTGGATGAGATGATCCAGGTCATCTCGGATCAGCGCCGCGCGTAACCTCGGGCATGGCTGCTTTGGAGCGACGGTCGATGCGTCTGACGATCATCAATCAGTTCTACAAGCCCGACATCAGCCCGACGGCTCAGCTCGCCGCTTCGCTGGCCGAACACCGGGTGAAACTCAAGGACGAAGTGCGCATCATCGCCAGCGCCGGCGGGTACGTGCCGCAGGAAGGCGCCCCCGAGCCGACGATGTTCGACAATCCTCGCATCC
It contains:
- a CDS encoding ABC transporter ATP-binding protein, producing MTPSGAEPIIRVQNLVKRFEGRTVLAGINLDVLPGEIVVIMGGSGSGKSTLLRHMIGSLRPDEGSVALFGQDLASLDDEGLNKVRKKFGILFQSGALFQSMTVAENVALPLQEHTTLDQNIINIQVKIKLELVGLREHAEKYPAQISGGMKKRAGLARALALDPKILFYDEPSAGLDPVTSAGIDRLIIDLTKKLGVTSVVVTHEMDSAFAIADRMAMLDKGKMMVVADRAWFEELRGHDVGDLTPEQALVRQFIRGDAEGPITQRRTATNYEEDLLGAPDVPRMAPGPSIESTRIVK
- a CDS encoding NAD-dependent epimerase/dehydratase family protein — translated: MRVLVTGSSGLIGSEAVTFFDRMGFDITGVDNNMRADFFGPKGDTTWNRQRLESTCRRFRHRELDIRDRAGVEGLFKENAFDLVIHAAAQPSHDLAASRPFDDFDVNAVGTLNLLEACRRHRPEAVFIHMSTNKVYGDGPNHVPLKELDTRWDYADPAYEHGIAEDFSIDQTLHSLFGASKVAGDVLAQEYGRYFGLKTGIFRGGCLTGPQHSGVELHGFLNYLVLVALRQGPYTIFGYKGKQVRDQIHCHDVINAFWHFAQHPRPGEVYNLGGGKGNAASLLECVEMIRQRTGKKPELTYSATNRIGDHICYYSDLRKLQSHYPTWRLTYSLDRIVDEMIQVISDQRRA
- a CDS encoding endonuclease/exonuclease/phosphatase family protein, producing the protein MNRDHRSTWPGLRLALLSAVAMMASCRQSSLPPLADDAEVAESTPQQGEPLTIAELSPQRVPSRTIAIDGKFDDWENLSAVAVGNSTYEGSRYVRLGRIWTTFDRHWVYFRIELGRVVNVQGLTGTLSLQLDADGNQLTGDIRTGGSGETGIAGIDFELNFSPRGVNGDFGGVGAEVIEAGLPTAPVNPYWLGASFAPTYASDEIELRLARGDLVPGATITPLSGSSFAARLTFTDEVGSIVDRTQPFSIALPPLPREEYVIPDASPDQPEANPPAGETSEPAAPAEQLAAPEAEASAAAAEPESGEALAPAAVGQHVEPPPGRIARSAPTDVRALTWNVLNGAMFRNPEPFVRVARAIDADIICFQELGENADGGQLESWLNQHLPTNFGWEVRVTPEQGVGVASRLSAVPVDSLSGMAGPEAPHVRAASLLVAAADRRVLVTSVHLKCCGRAGDSSDQKRIREADAIRRLLRSAQYDLQPSGLLIMGDLNLVGSYEPMQIVTFQNDLDATDLLIAEPYVRGDATNTTWRDPQQPFLPARLDYAVISDSVLRVTQSFLLDTERLSEVELQRLGLHADDSRASDHLPLVVDFR
- a CDS encoding redoxin domain-containing protein, which encodes MKRLMSGVAALAMMAAIAPATQADVNVGDKMPEMKVGQLYNNEHNIDVSDLKGHIVVVEFWATWCGPCRAQIPHLNELNKKFKEKGVLILSISDESESLVAPFVKQQNMQYLVASDSKMDEVFGVRAIPHAVLFNPEGIAEWKGHPAELDAQLEKAVGKYPNARPLGSGPDYNEKLFASIEASLLKGDNPGAISLLRRVDRKSLDAREGHRARYDGIVNRITPMAEADFNRAMSNVKNKQYADALATLSRVASEYRGLPIADKAAAELKRLDGDPEVLKAKRSDAIERQADNMLRRAKSQAEDGDKVMAYLRLKNIVEKYPGTAAATEAQTILTAYEADAELMKKVNDR
- a CDS encoding alpha/beta fold hydrolase translates to MHRRRGGPKYSWLALLWALASALGFTAAHARQAVEGPQPPETEWRVSIPLRDGELQLGEVVGKLADEVGMDGQALRRMCDYSVPVRTPVGSSTMRLISSITDGIVKFNVSGDEVALTIDRVRLRREQTQFNGYLRELVETFFPEAAAAAKAKFGVSVHLAGGSTQPLSAENAPSDAVVLIHGLDDPGRLWTALIPELLAAGYGVCEVTYPNDQAISESSAFVASVLEQMRASGVERISIVAHSMGSLISRDLLTGPEFYAGTSDGGERFPRVQRLIMLGPPNHGSRMALLRIGSEARDQVVRALSGDGLLVGGFFDGAGEAQDDLVPGSTFLASLNARPLPAGLAVTIIAGSASPISAEELQAMAERLDTLGTSKYGKLFDGSNLHDAADDLIDGLGDGCVSLESTRLDGVTDHIILPANHLSMIRNVTSHSQRVPPAVPIILDRLRQDRSAEAEEGG